Proteins from a single region of Catenulispora acidiphila DSM 44928:
- a CDS encoding discoidin domain-containing protein, whose translation MAQESNQPFRASRRTVVAAASTLLAGFAVDTAFPSVGFAAEPGKAGVPGHAPAPGELAMYRPIEVSSTDYAPTPGAFAVDRVTSAGVRGTGWRAAAGDPQWISVDLQAVCQVTSVHLTFEAAAGDPVFVKPTSGNWADGTTGKELLSSYASAFVVEVSTDKKSWTSVYQTASGTGGAVVIDLAAPVSARWVRLTASKRSDANPLGLNGFQVYGSASGHRPAATGWTDWGTHDNHAPGLVVAADGTVPLESGWVLTMDDWAPGDGTALSVPTVDTSGWLPATVPGTVLASLVEQGHLPDPVAGFNNLRIPEALSRHSWWYKRDFALPAALGAGHGRRIWLEFDGVNHQAALFLNGAQIGSLTYPFARAAIEVTEHLVAGEQSLAVKIDPMPIPGSPGDKGPAGQSWVDAGAQIMNMNSPTYLAASGWDWMPAVRDRVSGIWNHVRLRSTGDVVIGDPRVDTVLPALPDTTSASVTIVVPVRNAGSADVSATVTASFDTVRLSQTVTVPAGKNLDVTFAPAKFAQLNLRDPKLWWPNGYGDANLHTLNLAVTVAGQRSDQRTTRFGIRQFDYEYKTPLPFVASADAYTQTTDLGARQARYVRINCQTRATGWGFSLWTLSVLNSATPGTDLALHQPTTASTQDPSNPVTNATDGDANTRWSSDFADDQWIEVDLGASVSFDQVAITWEQAYARTYTVQVSTDGSVWTDAKSVDNTAIPLPFNGGDASLDVESFAAASGRYVRISGGVRETSWGNSLWSLSVLNSATPGVDLALHKTATASTEDPSNPAANATDGNSGTRWSSDYADNQWIQVDLGSSQTFDGVGILWEQAYPKTYVIQVSDDGSSWTDVKTVGLAPESLKISVNGVRVLCRGGNWGWDELLRRMPSDRMDAAIRMHRDMNFTMVRNWVGASNREEFYAACDEFGLLVWNDFPNAWGMDPPDHDAYNSIAADTVLRYRIHPSVVVWCGANEGNPPQAIDEGMRNAVTNGAPGILYQSNSAGGNITGGGPYYWVEPETYYDPATYGSHSFGFHTEIGMPVVSTADSLRNMAGEQPAWPIGGPWYYHDWSQYGNQSPLQYQAAIEARLQTSNTLEDFARKAQFVNYENARAMFEAWNANLWADASGLMLWMSHPAWHSTVWQTYDYDFDVNGMYYGARKACEPVHVQADPVHWQVVAVNHTPHAVSGATVSARLFDLSGRQLGTTQSAAINVAVADSAKAFAVAWTDALPDLHLLRLTLQDASGKTLSENTYWRYRAPSAMQALNKAQQTRITASITGATSGGDGRRQLTATVRNQGSSVAAMVRLSLQNRASGQRVLPTLYGENYVWLLPGETRTIIVSFPSSALPKEQPELHVEGYNTSAVIARA comes from the coding sequence ATGGCACAGGAATCGAATCAGCCGTTCCGCGCGTCGCGGCGGACCGTCGTCGCGGCGGCGTCGACTTTGTTGGCCGGCTTCGCGGTGGACACCGCTTTCCCGAGTGTCGGCTTCGCCGCCGAGCCGGGGAAGGCTGGAGTCCCGGGTCATGCGCCGGCGCCGGGGGAGCTGGCGATGTACCGGCCGATCGAGGTCTCCTCGACCGATTACGCGCCCACGCCTGGCGCGTTCGCCGTCGACCGGGTGACCTCGGCCGGGGTCAGGGGTACCGGGTGGCGCGCCGCGGCCGGTGATCCGCAGTGGATCTCCGTGGACTTGCAGGCTGTCTGCCAGGTCACCTCTGTCCATCTGACCTTCGAGGCGGCCGCGGGCGATCCGGTCTTCGTCAAGCCGACCTCCGGCAACTGGGCCGATGGGACGACGGGCAAGGAGCTGCTCTCCAGCTACGCGTCCGCCTTCGTCGTCGAGGTGTCGACGGACAAGAAGTCGTGGACGAGCGTGTATCAGACGGCGTCGGGCACCGGCGGCGCGGTCGTGATCGACCTGGCGGCTCCGGTCTCGGCGCGCTGGGTGCGGCTGACGGCGTCCAAGCGCTCGGATGCGAATCCCTTGGGACTCAACGGTTTCCAGGTGTACGGCAGCGCGAGCGGGCACCGGCCCGCCGCCACCGGGTGGACCGACTGGGGTACGCACGACAACCACGCGCCCGGACTGGTCGTGGCCGCCGACGGCACCGTGCCGCTGGAGTCCGGCTGGGTGCTGACGATGGACGACTGGGCTCCCGGCGACGGGACCGCGCTGTCCGTGCCGACCGTGGACACCAGCGGGTGGTTGCCCGCCACGGTTCCCGGGACCGTCCTGGCCTCGCTCGTCGAGCAGGGGCATCTGCCCGATCCGGTCGCGGGCTTCAACAACCTGCGGATTCCCGAGGCGCTGTCCCGCCATTCCTGGTGGTACAAGCGCGACTTCGCGCTGCCCGCCGCGCTGGGCGCCGGGCACGGACGCCGGATCTGGCTGGAGTTCGACGGAGTCAACCACCAGGCCGCGCTGTTCCTCAACGGAGCGCAGATCGGCAGCCTCACCTACCCGTTCGCGCGCGCCGCGATCGAGGTGACCGAGCACTTGGTCGCCGGCGAGCAGTCCCTGGCCGTGAAGATCGACCCGATGCCGATTCCCGGCAGCCCGGGCGACAAGGGACCGGCCGGTCAGTCCTGGGTCGATGCCGGCGCGCAGATCATGAACATGAACTCCCCGACATACCTGGCCGCCTCGGGCTGGGACTGGATGCCCGCGGTCCGCGACCGGGTCAGCGGTATCTGGAACCACGTGCGGCTGCGCTCCACCGGGGACGTCGTGATCGGCGACCCTCGGGTGGACACGGTGCTGCCGGCGCTGCCCGACACCACCAGCGCGTCGGTGACCATCGTCGTTCCCGTGCGCAACGCCGGGTCCGCCGATGTCAGCGCGACCGTGACAGCGTCCTTCGACACCGTGCGCCTCTCGCAGACGGTGACCGTCCCGGCCGGTAAGAACCTGGACGTCACCTTCGCCCCGGCGAAGTTCGCGCAGCTGAACCTGCGCGATCCGAAGCTGTGGTGGCCCAACGGCTACGGCGATGCGAACCTGCACACCTTGAACCTGGCGGTCACGGTCGCGGGTCAGCGCAGCGACCAGCGCACCACCCGCTTCGGCATCCGGCAGTTCGACTACGAGTACAAGACGCCGCTGCCCTTCGTCGCATCAGCCGACGCGTACACCCAGACCACGGACCTCGGTGCGCGGCAGGCGCGCTATGTGCGCATCAACTGCCAGACGCGCGCGACCGGATGGGGCTTCTCGCTCTGGACGCTGTCCGTCCTGAACAGCGCCACGCCCGGTACCGACCTGGCACTGCACCAGCCGACGACCGCATCGACGCAGGACCCCTCGAACCCGGTGACCAACGCCACCGACGGGGACGCGAACACCCGCTGGTCCTCCGACTTCGCCGACGACCAGTGGATCGAGGTGGACCTCGGGGCGTCAGTGTCCTTCGATCAGGTCGCCATCACCTGGGAGCAGGCGTACGCGCGCACGTACACCGTGCAGGTCTCGACGGACGGCTCGGTGTGGACGGACGCGAAGAGCGTGGACAACACGGCGATCCCGCTTCCGTTCAACGGCGGCGACGCGAGCCTGGACGTCGAGTCGTTCGCCGCGGCCTCCGGCCGCTACGTGCGGATCAGCGGCGGCGTGCGCGAGACCAGCTGGGGTAACTCGCTGTGGTCGCTGTCGGTCCTGAACAGCGCCACGCCCGGAGTCGACCTGGCCTTGCACAAGACGGCCACCGCCTCGACCGAAGACCCCTCGAACCCGGCGGCCAACGCCACCGACGGCAACAGCGGCACCCGATGGTCCTCGGACTATGCGGACAACCAATGGATCCAGGTGGATCTCGGCTCGTCGCAGACCTTTGACGGAGTCGGCATCCTGTGGGAGCAGGCGTATCCGAAGACCTACGTGATCCAGGTGTCCGACGACGGCTCGTCGTGGACCGACGTGAAGACAGTCGGCCTCGCGCCGGAGTCGCTGAAGATCAGCGTGAACGGTGTCAGAGTCCTGTGCCGGGGCGGCAACTGGGGCTGGGACGAACTGCTGCGCCGGATGCCCTCCGACCGGATGGACGCGGCGATCCGCATGCATCGGGACATGAACTTCACGATGGTCCGCAACTGGGTCGGCGCCAGCAACCGTGAGGAGTTCTACGCCGCGTGCGACGAGTTCGGGCTGCTGGTGTGGAACGACTTCCCGAACGCCTGGGGCATGGACCCGCCGGACCACGACGCGTACAACTCGATCGCCGCGGACACCGTCCTGCGCTACCGGATCCACCCGAGCGTCGTCGTGTGGTGCGGCGCGAACGAGGGGAATCCGCCGCAGGCGATCGACGAGGGCATGCGCAACGCGGTGACGAACGGCGCGCCCGGCATCCTGTACCAGAGCAACTCCGCCGGCGGGAACATCACCGGCGGCGGTCCCTACTACTGGGTCGAGCCGGAGACCTACTACGACCCGGCGACGTACGGCAGCCACAGCTTCGGTTTCCACACCGAGATCGGGATGCCGGTGGTCTCCACGGCCGACAGCCTGCGGAACATGGCCGGCGAACAGCCGGCGTGGCCCATCGGCGGTCCGTGGTACTACCACGACTGGAGCCAGTACGGTAACCAGTCGCCGCTGCAGTACCAGGCCGCGATCGAAGCCCGGCTCCAGACCTCGAACACCCTCGAGGACTTCGCCCGCAAGGCGCAGTTCGTCAACTATGAGAACGCGCGCGCGATGTTCGAGGCGTGGAACGCGAACCTGTGGGCCGATGCCAGCGGTCTGATGCTCTGGATGTCGCACCCGGCGTGGCACAGCACGGTGTGGCAGACCTACGACTATGACTTCGACGTCAACGGCATGTACTACGGCGCGCGCAAGGCGTGCGAGCCCGTGCACGTGCAAGCCGATCCGGTCCACTGGCAGGTCGTCGCGGTGAACCACACGCCGCACGCGGTGAGCGGCGCGACGGTCTCGGCGCGGCTGTTCGACCTGTCGGGCAGGCAGCTCGGCACGACGCAGAGCGCTGCGATCAACGTCGCGGTGGCGGACAGTGCGAAGGCCTTCGCGGTGGCATGGACCGACGCGCTTCCCGATCTGCACCTGTTGCGCCTTACGCTCCAGGACGCCTCGGGCAAGACACTGTCGGAGAACACGTACTGGCGGTACCGCGCTCCGTCGGCGATGCAGGCGCTGAACAAGGCGCAGCAGACCCGGATCACGGCCTCGATCACCGGGGCGACCAGCGGCGGTGACGGGCGCCGCCAGCTGACGGCGACGGTTCGCAACCAGGGCTCGAGCGTCGCGGCGATGGTGCGGCTATCACTGCAGAACCGCGCTTCGGGGCAGCGGGTCTTGCCCACGCTCTACGGAGAGAACTACGTGTGGCTGCTCCCCGGCGAGACGCGCACGATCATCGTGTCGTTCCCGTCCAGCGCGCTGCCCAAGGAGCAGCCGGAGCTGCACGTCGAGGGCTACAACACGAGCGCGGTCATCGCTCGCGCATAG